A stretch of Mucilaginibacter terrae DNA encodes these proteins:
- a CDS encoding DUF262 domain-containing protein gives MPDNKLQSLTEIFNQKFFRIPDYQRGYSWEKEQLNAFWDDLQNLKEDKVHYTGLLTVKPIRKSDIIQIEKWHEDLWLFEKGLAAFYVIDGQQRLTTSIIFIRQLLDYFSEGEGINFDLKEAWEAKFLFKQFGDHYKSFIFGYEKDNPSDEYFKTKILRQKSLTSDRVPEQTLYTTNLEFAKKYFTDKFDALDKPALEELFKRLVNKFKFNFYEIDEELDEFVTFETMNNRGKKLSTLELMKNRLIYLTTLLSEEQPLKNRLRKDINEAWKTVYEFLGKNKDNPLDDDVFLFNHWIMYFKYDRSEADAYANYLLHKKFTPKNLLTEKITFHEIKKYIDSLAHSVKSWFYIYNIQYSNFNEEIKEWLQKLNRLGMGAFPPLLMAAFNKENDQGKLLQLLQAAERFIFLIFRISQLKSNARNSHFYRLSNMYHLDENYWGHGVTDVVKVTNDINWQMDGWREEEYIGLFDLTRFKNFITELNQKNEGYYSWNGLRYFLYEYELHLQRIANNNQKVSWTDFNRRKKEDTIEHIYPQTPSDACWKNAFSNVDKKRRKALLHTLGNLVLLAKAKNSSLQNKCFEYKKRHQDSTGENQGFYNGSYSEIEVASYTQWTPEEIIDRGLKMLSFMEARWNFKVSDWENIAKEELLFIN, from the coding sequence ATGCCAGATAATAAGTTACAATCACTTACCGAGATATTTAATCAAAAGTTTTTTCGGATACCTGATTACCAACGTGGTTATTCATGGGAAAAAGAACAGCTTAATGCGTTTTGGGATGATTTACAAAATCTGAAAGAAGATAAAGTACATTATACAGGTCTTCTCACTGTGAAGCCTATCAGAAAGTCTGATATTATTCAAATTGAAAAGTGGCATGAAGATTTATGGCTATTTGAAAAGGGGCTTGCTGCATTCTACGTTATTGATGGACAACAACGACTTACTACTTCAATAATATTTATTCGTCAACTGTTGGACTATTTTTCTGAAGGCGAGGGAATTAACTTTGATTTAAAAGAAGCATGGGAAGCAAAATTCCTTTTTAAACAATTTGGAGACCATTATAAGTCCTTCATTTTCGGCTACGAGAAAGACAACCCAAGCGATGAGTACTTCAAAACAAAGATTTTACGCCAAAAATCATTAACTTCAGATCGAGTACCTGAGCAAACACTTTATACCACAAATTTAGAATTTGCAAAAAAGTATTTCACGGATAAGTTTGATGCTCTTGATAAGCCGGCACTTGAAGAGCTATTTAAAAGGTTGGTCAATAAATTTAAATTTAACTTTTATGAAATTGACGAGGAGTTAGATGAGTTTGTGACTTTTGAAACGATGAATAATCGTGGGAAAAAATTATCAACGCTTGAGCTAATGAAGAATAGGTTAATCTATCTTACAACATTACTGAGTGAAGAACAGCCATTGAAAAACAGGCTAAGGAAAGATATTAATGAAGCATGGAAAACTGTTTATGAATTTTTAGGTAAAAACAAAGACAATCCACTCGATGACGATGTTTTTTTATTCAATCATTGGATAATGTATTTTAAGTATGATAGAAGTGAAGCGGATGCTTATGCAAACTATTTGCTTCATAAAAAATTCACTCCCAAAAACCTTTTAACCGAAAAAATAACCTTTCACGAAATTAAAAAGTATATTGATAGCTTAGCTCACAGTGTGAAGTCTTGGTTTTATATTTACAACATACAATACTCAAACTTTAACGAAGAGATTAAAGAATGGTTGCAAAAATTGAATAGGCTCGGCATGGGAGCATTTCCTCCTTTATTAATGGCTGCATTCAACAAAGAAAACGACCAAGGCAAACTCCTGCAATTATTGCAAGCCGCAGAAAGATTTATATTTCTTATTTTCCGTATCAGTCAACTTAAATCTAATGCCCGCAACAGCCATTTTTATAGATTATCAAATATGTACCATTTAGATGAAAACTATTGGGGGCATGGTGTTACTGATGTAGTAAAAGTTACAAATGATATTAACTGGCAAATGGATGGCTGGAGAGAAGAAGAATATATCGGATTGTTTGATTTGACAAGATTTAAGAATTTCATTACTGAGTTAAACCAAAAAAATGAGGGGTATTATTCATGGAATGGATTGAGATATTTTTTATACGAGTACGAACTGCATTTACAGAGAATTGCAAATAACAATCAAAAAGTTTCTTGGACAGATTTCAATAGAAGAAAGAAAGAAGATACCATAGAGCACATCTATCCACAAACTCCATCGGATGCATGCTGGAAAAATGCCTTTAGCAATGTGGACAAAAAACGACGAAAAGCCTTGTTACATACTTTAGGCAATCTTGTATTGTTGGCAAAAGCTAAAAATTCGTCCTTACAGAATAAATGCTTTGAATATAAAAAAAGGCACCAAGATAGTACAGGTGAAAATCAAGGTTTTTATAATGGCTCTTACAGTGAAATAGAGGTGGCTTCTTATACCCAATGGACTCCTGAAGAAATTATTGATAGAGGACTTAAAATGCTGTCTTTTATGGAGGCCCGTTGGAATTTCAAGGTATCTGACTGGGAAAACATTGCAAAGGAAGAATTGCTATTTATCAATTAG
- the carB gene encoding carbamoyl-phosphate synthase large subunit — MPIDTSIKSVLIIGSGPIIIGQACEFDYAGSQAALSLKDEGITVSIINSNPATIMTDKVIADHVYLLPLTCESLEQILTEQKIDAVLPTMGGQTALNLCIEADERGIWEKYGVRIIGVDIAAIEKTENREAFRQLMVDIGVGVAKSKIANSFLEGKEGAQEIGFPLVIRPSYTLGGKGAGFVHKKEDFDAALSRGLQASPTHEVLVEQAVLGWKEYELELLRDNRDNVIIICSIENFDPMGIHTGDSITVAPAMTLSDRCYQEMRNQAIKMMRAIGNFAGGCNVQFSVNPANEDIIAIEINPRVSRSSALASKATGYPIAKIAAKLAVGYNLDEIENQITKTTSAYFEPTLDYVIVKIPRWNFDKFKGANRELGLQMKSVGEVMGIGRSFIEALQKACQSLEIGRAGLGADGRQSRNLDEIMHSLEHPSWDRLFHIYDALSLGVPIESVRKVTKIDRWFLNQIQEIVNLETELRRYSVNNIPEDIFLTVKQKGFSDVQIAWILGANTTEEDVYQRRKALNINRVYKMVDTCAAEFQAQTPYYYSTYEGENESISSDKKKIIVLGSGPNRIGQGIEFDYSCVHGLLAAKEAGYEAIMVNCNPETVSTDFNMADKLYFEPVFWEHVREIIDLEKPEGVIVQLGGQTALKMAEKLHEHGIKIIGTSFNDMDIAEDRGRFSDLLKDLDIPYPLYGVAESAEEAIEVAHKVGYPVLVRPSYVLGGQGMSIVINDEDLERAVVNLLKALPGNRVLIDHFLDRAAEAESDSICDGENVHIVGMMEHIEPAGIHSGDSYAVLPPFDLSETVLQQMEEYSVKIAKALNVKGLLNIQFAIKNDKVYVIEANPRASRTVPFIAKAYDVPYINIAAKVMMGVNKLTDFTIERKPKGYAIKEPVFSFDKFPEVNKELGPEMKSTGEAIRFIPNLEDPYFRHLYKEKSMYLSK; from the coding sequence ATGCCCATAGATACCTCCATTAAATCGGTACTGATCATTGGCTCAGGCCCGATCATTATCGGCCAGGCCTGCGAGTTTGACTACGCCGGTTCACAAGCCGCTCTTTCATTAAAAGACGAAGGCATTACCGTTTCAATTATCAACAGCAATCCGGCTACCATCATGACCGATAAGGTTATTGCCGATCATGTGTACCTGTTGCCCCTTACCTGCGAAAGCTTAGAGCAAATTTTAACCGAGCAAAAAATTGATGCCGTATTGCCTACCATGGGTGGTCAAACAGCGTTAAACCTTTGCATTGAGGCAGATGAGCGCGGTATTTGGGAAAAATACGGCGTGAGGATAATTGGTGTTGATATTGCCGCCATCGAAAAAACGGAGAACCGCGAGGCTTTCCGCCAGTTAATGGTTGATATTGGCGTAGGTGTGGCAAAATCAAAAATTGCCAACTCGTTTTTAGAAGGTAAAGAAGGTGCACAGGAAATCGGTTTCCCACTGGTTATTCGCCCAAGCTATACGTTGGGTGGTAAAGGTGCAGGCTTCGTACATAAAAAAGAAGATTTTGATGCAGCATTAAGCCGCGGCTTACAGGCATCGCCAACCCATGAGGTACTGGTAGAGCAGGCTGTATTAGGATGGAAAGAATATGAGCTGGAGTTATTGCGTGATAACCGCGATAACGTGATCATCATTTGTTCTATCGAGAACTTTGACCCGATGGGTATTCACACCGGCGACTCGATAACCGTGGCCCCGGCCATGACCCTGAGCGACCGCTGCTACCAGGAAATGCGCAACCAGGCCATTAAAATGATGCGTGCCATTGGCAACTTTGCCGGCGGCTGTAACGTGCAGTTTTCGGTTAACCCGGCTAACGAGGATATCATCGCTATTGAGATCAACCCGCGTGTATCACGTTCATCGGCACTGGCATCAAAAGCAACCGGTTACCCTATTGCTAAAATTGCCGCTAAACTTGCCGTTGGTTATAACCTTGATGAAATTGAGAACCAGATCACCAAAACCACTTCGGCATATTTTGAGCCAACGCTGGATTACGTGATCGTTAAAATTCCTCGCTGGAACTTTGATAAATTTAAAGGTGCTAACAGAGAGTTAGGCCTACAAATGAAATCGGTAGGTGAGGTGATGGGCATTGGCCGTAGCTTTATCGAGGCACTGCAAAAAGCCTGTCAGAGTTTGGAGATCGGTCGTGCCGGTTTAGGTGCCGATGGTCGCCAGAGCCGCAACCTTGACGAAATCATGCACAGCCTTGAGCATCCAAGCTGGGACAGGTTGTTCCACATTTATGATGCTTTGAGCTTAGGCGTGCCTATCGAATCGGTACGTAAAGTAACCAAGATAGACCGTTGGTTTTTAAACCAGATTCAGGAAATAGTTAACCTGGAAACCGAACTTCGCCGCTACTCGGTTAATAATATCCCCGAAGATATTTTCCTTACCGTTAAGCAAAAAGGTTTTTCGGATGTGCAAATTGCCTGGATACTGGGCGCCAATACTACCGAGGAGGACGTTTATCAACGTCGTAAAGCACTCAACATTAACCGTGTTTACAAAATGGTTGATACCTGTGCGGCAGAGTTTCAGGCACAAACCCCTTACTACTACTCTACTTACGAGGGCGAAAACGAATCGATCTCATCTGATAAGAAAAAGATCATTGTATTAGGCTCGGGTCCTAACCGTATTGGTCAGGGTATTGAGTTTGATTACAGCTGTGTGCACGGTTTATTGGCCGCTAAAGAGGCCGGTTACGAAGCCATTATGGTTAACTGTAACCCCGAAACCGTATCAACCGACTTTAACATGGCCGATAAGCTGTACTTTGAACCTGTATTTTGGGAGCATGTACGCGAGATAATAGACCTGGAGAAACCAGAAGGTGTAATTGTTCAGTTGGGCGGTCAAACAGCTCTTAAAATGGCTGAAAAACTGCATGAGCACGGCATCAAGATCATCGGTACTTCGTTTAACGACATGGACATTGCCGAGGACCGCGGCCGTTTCTCTGACTTGTTGAAAGACCTTGACATTCCTTATCCACTATACGGTGTTGCCGAAAGTGCCGAAGAGGCTATTGAAGTGGCTCACAAAGTTGGCTACCCGGTGCTGGTTCGTCCAAGCTACGTGTTAGGCGGGCAGGGCATGAGCATTGTAATTAACGATGAAGATCTGGAACGTGCGGTAGTTAATTTGTTGAAAGCTTTACCGGGCAACCGTGTACTGATCGACCACTTCCTGGACCGTGCTGCCGAGGCCGAATCTGACTCGATATGCGACGGCGAGAACGTGCATATTGTGGGTATGATGGAGCATATTGAGCCTGCCGGTATCCACTCGGGCGACTCGTATGCTGTTCTTCCTCCGTTTGATTTGAGCGAAACCGTGCTGCAGCAAATGGAAGAATACTCTGTTAAAATTGCCAAAGCCCTCAACGTAAAAGGGTTGTTGAACATTCAGTTTGCCATTAAAAACGATAAAGTTTATGTAATTGAGGCCAACCCGCGTGCATCTCGTACGGTTCCGTTTATTGCCAAGGCTTATGATGTGCCTTATATTAATATAGCCGCCAAGGTAATGATGGGTGTAAACAAGCTTACCGACTTTACCATTGAGCGCAAACCTAAAGGTTACGCCATTAAAGAACCGGTATTCTCGTTCGATAAATTCCCTGAGGTAAACAAGGAGCTGGGCCCCGAGATGAAATCGACCGGCGAAGCCATCCGCTTCATCCCTAATCTGGAAGACCCTTACTTCCGCCACCTGTACAAAGAGAAATCGATGTACTTGAGCAAGTAA